The following proteins are encoded in a genomic region of Actinomadura sp. NAK00032:
- a CDS encoding helix-turn-helix domain-containing protein, which produces MRQEIGDVVELMRARYHEDLTLEELAAAVSLTPGYLSRLFCRETGYPPTRFLCGVRLEVARQKLLCTEESVADIAVQVGCASLGTFTSRFTRTVGISPGRYRRAARLGNGADGFAGDHGDLPCTHGSILVSLRSTALSPARDFVVRAVPTSLVLGGPVQPCVVEDPDGTSHIAHVSPGRWMITVKTHGDSGRTPVLAAILGPVHVVPGAAVPVELDLERLPEGSIPHCVGPLPDRVRRGPLARSDFSRSMGVHGLACRGPAADAAAARQPS; this is translated from the coding sequence GTGCGGCAGGAGATCGGCGATGTCGTCGAACTGATGCGTGCGCGATATCACGAGGACCTCACACTGGAGGAGCTGGCCGCCGCGGTCAGTCTCACTCCCGGGTATTTATCGCGGCTGTTCTGCCGGGAGACCGGTTACCCGCCAACGCGTTTTCTCTGCGGAGTGAGACTGGAAGTCGCGCGGCAGAAACTGCTCTGTACGGAGGAGAGTGTCGCCGATATCGCGGTGCAGGTCGGATGTGCGAGTCTCGGCACATTCACATCGCGATTCACCCGGACGGTGGGAATCTCGCCGGGACGGTACCGGCGCGCCGCCCGGCTCGGCAACGGCGCCGACGGCTTCGCCGGCGACCACGGCGACCTGCCCTGCACGCACGGTTCGATCCTGGTCTCGCTCCGCTCCACGGCGCTCTCCCCGGCCAGGGACTTCGTCGTGCGGGCCGTGCCGACCTCGCTCGTCCTCGGCGGACCGGTGCAGCCCTGCGTCGTCGAGGACCCGGACGGCACATCGCACATCGCCCATGTCTCTCCGGGCCGGTGGATGATCACCGTCAAGACGCACGGGGACAGCGGCCGCACGCCGGTGCTGGCGGCCATCCTCGGCCCGGTCCACGTCGTTCCCGGCGCCGCCGTGCCGGTCGAACTCGATCTCGAGAGGCTGCCGGAGGGGAGCATCCCGCACTGCGTGGGGCCGCTGCCCGACCGCGTCCGGCGGGGGCCGCTGGCCAGGAGCGACTTCTCCCGCTCGATGGG
- a CDS encoding DUF5988 family protein, whose amino-acid sequence MDRTDRLTSHGDTVEAVLIGGPADIPQVARTVRTPAAETKIKVLHRNGYEHFEIVREPRIDPSRPVAFHWTMRTKIAE is encoded by the coding sequence ATGGACAGAACGGATCGGCTCACCTCCCATGGCGACACCGTCGAGGCAGTGCTCATCGGCGGGCCGGCCGACATCCCCCAGGTCGCGCGGACCGTGCGGACCCCGGCGGCGGAGACCAAGATCAAGGTCCTGCACCGCAACGGTTACGAGCACTTCGAGATCGTGCGCGAGCCGCGGATCGATCCCTCCCGTCCGGTGGCCTTCCACTGGACCATGCGAACAAAGATCGCCGAGTGA